A single region of the Moorena sp. SIOASIH genome encodes:
- a CDS encoding pyridoxal phosphate-dependent aminotransferase has translation MKTLTSRMEAVQLPVIPMVGELIRKYPETISLGQGVVYYDPPPEAMAMLREFYSLPGNHKYKPVHGIAALREAIEAKLKTDNDIEINSANRIVVTAGSNMAFMNAILAITTPGDEIILQTPYYFNQEMAIQMASCHPVLVPTDQNYQLRPSAIAQAITDRTKAVVTISPNNPTGAVYSEEALRQVNQLCGDHGIYHISDEAYEYFTYNGVKHFSPGAFPESSQHTISLYSLSKAYGFASWRIGYMIIPEHLFEAIQKVQDTILICPPVISQYGALGALSTGKDYCQPHINAIASVRQVVLNSLKRLEGLCTIGSADGAFYVFLKVDTQLDAFELVQRLIREHRVAVMPGSAFGIEDGCYLRLAYGALQKETVAEGIERFVAGLNEILQKV, from the coding sequence ATGAAAACCCTGACCTCCCGCATGGAGGCGGTGCAGTTGCCAGTCATTCCCATGGTTGGCGAACTGATCCGTAAATATCCTGAGACAATATCCTTAGGACAGGGGGTGGTCTATTATGATCCCCCCCCAGAGGCAATGGCAATGTTGCGTGAATTCTACAGCTTACCAGGTAATCATAAGTACAAACCCGTACATGGAATTGCGGCCTTGCGAGAGGCAATTGAGGCAAAACTGAAAACTGATAACGACATTGAGATCAATTCTGCTAACCGGATCGTTGTCACCGCAGGAAGCAACATGGCGTTCATGAACGCGATTCTAGCAATTACCACTCCTGGGGACGAGATTATTCTTCAAACGCCTTACTATTTCAACCAAGAAATGGCGATTCAGATGGCTAGCTGTCATCCAGTCCTGGTGCCAACTGATCAGAATTACCAGCTACGTCCGTCCGCGATCGCACAGGCTATTACCGACAGAACCAAGGCAGTAGTTACCATATCACCTAATAATCCTACTGGGGCGGTATATTCCGAAGAGGCATTGCGTCAGGTAAATCAACTCTGTGGCGATCACGGAATTTACCACATCAGTGATGAAGCTTATGAGTATTTTACCTACAACGGGGTGAAACACTTTTCCCCTGGTGCCTTTCCCGAAAGTAGTCAACACACTATTTCTCTCTACAGCCTCTCAAAAGCCTACGGTTTCGCCAGTTGGCGGATTGGCTACATGATTATTCCAGAACACTTGTTTGAAGCAATTCAAAAGGTTCAGGATACAATCCTAATTTGTCCCCCAGTCATTTCTCAGTATGGGGCTTTAGGGGCATTGAGTACTGGAAAAGATTACTGTCAACCTCATATTAATGCGATCGCGTCTGTACGACAGGTGGTATTGAACTCCCTGAAACGTCTAGAGGGTTTGTGTACCATTGGTTCTGCGGATGGAGCGTTCTATGTTTTCCTAAAAGTGGATACTCAGTTGGATGCTTTTGAGTTGGTACAGAGACTGATTCGGGAACATCGGGTAGCTGTGATGCCAGGTAGCGCCTTTGGTATTGAGGACGGGTGTTACCTCAGGCTTGCTTATGGTGCTTTGCAAAAAGAAACTGTAGCAGAGGGTATTGAACGATTCGTTGCAGGTCTTAACGAAATTTTACAAAAAGTTTGA
- a CDS encoding phytoene/squalene synthase family protein — protein sequence MTYKGSLEILKETSRTFYIPISTLPKDLQEAVASAYLCMRAIDEIEDHPQLSKSTKAALLRTISLNLQTMGGGYSASSTTDELLAVLSKYETLPEVTTRIGEWAILAPETIAPRIWEATSAMADRMAYWVECGWKIRTEGDLNGYTFSVAGSVGLLLSDLWAWYDGTQTNRHQAIGFGRGLQAVNILRNRTDDLTRHVDFFPQGWSSETMQRYARRNLSLADAYTNDLPKGPARNFCQIPLALAHATLDVLALGQAKLSRDAVIGIVEKLSAR from the coding sequence ATGACCTATAAAGGTAGCTTAGAGATTCTCAAAGAGACTAGTCGGACTTTTTATATTCCAATTAGTACTCTCCCCAAAGACCTTCAAGAAGCTGTCGCTTCTGCCTACTTATGCATGCGTGCAATTGATGAAATTGAAGATCATCCTCAACTTAGTAAGTCTACCAAAGCAGCGCTGTTAAGAACAATTAGCTTAAACCTACAAACAATGGGTGGCGGTTATAGTGCTAGTTCTACTACTGATGAACTTCTTGCCGTTTTAAGTAAATACGAAACACTTCCAGAGGTAACAACTCGTATTGGTGAATGGGCAATTCTAGCACCAGAAACCATTGCACCTCGAATTTGGGAAGCAACTTCAGCAATGGCAGATAGAATGGCTTACTGGGTTGAGTGCGGTTGGAAGATTCGTACAGAGGGTGATTTGAATGGCTATACTTTCAGCGTTGCTGGTTCTGTAGGATTATTACTTTCTGATTTGTGGGCTTGGTATGATGGAACCCAAACAAATCGTCACCAGGCAATTGGTTTTGGTCGAGGCTTACAGGCAGTTAACATTCTACGTAATCGAACTGATGATTTGACACGTCACGTGGATTTCTTTCCCCAGGGATGGAGTTCAGAAACTATGCAAAGGTATGCCCGTAGAAATCTTTCTTTAGCTGATGCCTATACTAACGATCTTCCCAAAGGTCCAGCTAGAAATTTTTGTCAAATTCCTCTTGCTTTGGCTCATGCAACACTTGATGTTTTAGCTCTCGGACAAGCTAAACTTAGTCGTGATGCAGTGATTGGTATTGTTGAGAAGTTGAGTGCGAGGTAG
- a CDS encoding DUF3598 family protein, which translates to MRSQWECFLQNQGSWHGSFTTFSPKGQQLKDIPSVLTIEGLDDNRKIRLTLRYLPPEQAIFNRVLEYTHLDRYLMFFDTGAFSQGALQWAPYGEFGAEFGLIEGNRRLRMVQLYNRESQLKQLTLIREKLAGTDTPERPALTLEQLLGEWCGEAVTLYSDLRSPDIYPTHLKLQHHESNRLVQQLTFGTEESLRTITSSAKIDGSILYFDEGAVSTQVLLLPDGASSTCPITVKPGHSFFLEVGWLWQPNQRQRLIRSFNDKGQWVSLTLVREHKVSSGHYIKG; encoded by the coding sequence ATGCGATCGCAATGGGAATGTTTTTTGCAAAATCAAGGGAGTTGGCATGGTTCCTTTACCACATTCTCACCAAAAGGGCAACAGTTAAAAGATATTCCCTCTGTGCTCACCATAGAAGGACTCGACGATAACCGAAAAATTCGTTTGACTCTTCGCTATCTGCCACCTGAACAAGCTATATTCAACCGAGTTCTGGAATACACCCATTTAGATCGCTATCTTATGTTCTTTGACACTGGTGCGTTTTCCCAAGGCGCACTACAGTGGGCTCCTTATGGCGAATTTGGGGCAGAATTTGGCTTGATTGAGGGTAACCGTCGCCTGCGGATGGTGCAACTGTATAACAGGGAGAGTCAGCTGAAGCAGTTGACCTTAATTCGAGAAAAACTGGCGGGTACGGATACACCAGAACGTCCAGCATTAACCTTGGAACAGTTGCTCGGAGAGTGGTGTGGAGAGGCAGTAACCCTTTATTCTGATTTGCGATCCCCTGACATCTATCCTACTCACCTTAAACTTCAGCATCATGAAAGTAACCGCTTAGTACAACAACTCACATTTGGCACAGAAGAATCATTACGTACCATCACCTCTAGCGCTAAGATTGATGGCTCAATTCTGTATTTTGACGAGGGTGCTGTTTCTACTCAAGTCTTATTATTGCCCGATGGGGCATCATCTACTTGTCCAATAACGGTTAAGCCAGGTCATTCTTTCTTCCTAGAAGTAGGTTGGCTGTGGCAACCTAACCAACGTCAGCGGCTGATTCGCTCTTTTAACGATAAAGGGCAATGGGTTAGTCTTACTTTGGTAAGAGAGCACAAAGTATCTTCTGGGCATTATATAAAAGGATAA
- a CDS encoding ABC transporter permease: MFKFLTQLDYLLRETFLGLQRGGWSNWAAVSTVTVLLFLFGISWQASWQLGGLLNQLGSQLEVAVYLEPGAEAEMVLPAVQKLPKVMAVQTISKEKAWASLVEELGISEIAAATEQLEGNPLVDELKVKVSKPKDVLILAQQLSQLPGIDEVQYMDQTLKQMRQLHHGLGWVSLIITTILSLTAVAVVTTTMRLIVIARRQEIEIMQLVGATRSWIYLPFMLQGITFGVAGAALAWVLLIGLRQFLTNLLATGPDFIEFIATVVPPDPLKIVVLPLLLLILGGSVGLLGSCLAVSLESIAIGK; this comes from the coding sequence ATGTTTAAATTTCTCACTCAACTGGACTACCTGCTGCGGGAAACTTTCTTAGGTCTACAACGTGGCGGCTGGAGCAACTGGGCGGCGGTTAGCACGGTCACTGTCCTATTGTTTCTGTTTGGTATAAGCTGGCAAGCCTCCTGGCAGTTAGGTGGGCTACTCAATCAGTTGGGGAGTCAACTAGAAGTGGCTGTTTATCTCGAACCAGGGGCTGAGGCAGAAATGGTCTTACCAGCAGTTCAGAAACTGCCCAAGGTGATGGCGGTTCAAACCATTTCCAAAGAAAAAGCTTGGGCATCCTTGGTTGAGGAACTGGGAATTTCGGAGATTGCAGCTGCTACGGAACAGTTGGAAGGGAATCCCCTAGTGGATGAACTGAAGGTAAAGGTAAGCAAACCAAAGGATGTGCTAATTCTTGCCCAGCAGTTGTCACAGTTGCCAGGAATAGATGAGGTGCAGTATATGGATCAGACTCTCAAACAAATGCGACAGCTTCATCATGGTTTAGGCTGGGTGAGTCTGATCATTACTACCATTCTCAGTCTGACGGCAGTGGCAGTTGTTACCACCACAATGCGCCTGATTGTGATCGCAAGACGCCAGGAAATTGAGATTATGCAGCTAGTTGGGGCAACCAGATCCTGGATTTATCTGCCGTTCATGTTGCAAGGAATTACTTTTGGTGTAGCTGGGGCAGCCCTAGCCTGGGTTTTGTTGATCGGTCTGCGGCAATTTCTCACTAATCTGCTAGCGACTGGACCTGATTTTATCGAATTTATCGCTACAGTGGTGCCACCGGACCCACTTAAAATTGTTGTGCTACCATTACTGCTGTTGATTCTGGGGGGTTCAGTGGGTTTGCTCGGTAGTTGCCTAGCTGTTAGTCTCGAAAGCATCGCTATCGGGAAATGA
- the def gene encoding peptide deformylase, producing the protein MTAELIVEKKKLENPPLTIHYLGDRVLRQPAKRVAKVDHNIRKLAEQMLQTMYSADGIGLAAPQVGINKQIIVVDCEPNNQDNQPLVLINPEIKSFGSTPCDGQEGCLSIPGVYLDVTRPDEIEVAYKDENGRPRTLKANGLLSRVIQHEIDHLKGVMFVDRVQNGLALTEELNKHGFSPQAVKPIK; encoded by the coding sequence ATGACTGCTGAACTTATCGTTGAAAAGAAAAAATTAGAGAATCCACCATTAACAATTCATTATCTAGGCGATCGCGTCCTGCGTCAGCCTGCCAAGCGGGTTGCTAAAGTAGACCACAACATCCGAAAATTAGCTGAGCAAATGCTGCAAACCATGTACAGTGCAGATGGTATTGGTTTGGCAGCCCCTCAGGTCGGAATTAATAAGCAAATAATTGTGGTTGACTGTGAACCTAATAACCAAGATAACCAACCACTGGTATTAATTAACCCAGAAATCAAGAGTTTTGGTAGCACCCCGTGTGATGGCCAGGAAGGTTGTTTGAGCATCCCCGGTGTATATTTAGATGTCACCCGTCCAGACGAAATTGAAGTAGCCTACAAGGATGAGAACGGACGCCCTAGAACCTTAAAGGCGAATGGATTACTATCTCGCGTCATTCAGCATGAGATAGACCATCTTAAAGGAGTGATGTTTGTTGATCGGGTGCAAAATGGTCTAGCCTTGACTGAAGAACTGAATAAGCACGGGTTCTCACCCCAAGCGGTGAAACCAATTAAATAA
- a CDS encoding PrsW family glutamic-type intramembrane protease: MTGQVYSGFLRQLSTSDNKEILALLPLSELEDNVIGRDPSCKISLDPYRYVSVSRRHAVISPLTPLKNGCPRWEICDLDSVNGTYVNGEYLQGCQQLHSGDRIELGHDGPKFIFECEVTTSFNLPSIPSQTIAIEKPLKPISKIPKPQTDYVTFTQLFPIFSTGRDLNQKAFLAPGIVTVLFVVSMFAAVGQPVVFNLLLAAYLAGLAYYFVYQLCGKPKPWWVLLGSTLSTSLILISPLLPLFINIFRGILPGDIPQLGEVVNLTTLFIRMFFGAGLMEELLKAIPVLGLYALGQLLRTPWRERIGVWEPLDGILLGTASGVGFTLVETLGQYVPNIIDDVILPTTELDGHLLGLQLLIPRVLGSVAGHMAYSGYFGYFIGLSVLKPRKRWQIIGIGYLNASALHALWNAMGYVNSILLAIVGVVSYVFLTAAILKARALSPTRSQNFATQFFKN; the protein is encoded by the coding sequence ATGACTGGTCAAGTTTACAGTGGATTTCTGCGCCAGCTTTCCACTAGTGATAACAAAGAGATACTCGCCCTACTACCCCTTTCTGAATTAGAGGATAACGTCATTGGACGTGACCCTAGCTGTAAAATTTCCTTAGATCCCTATCGCTACGTCAGCGTATCGCGCCGTCATGCGGTAATTAGCCCTCTGACCCCTCTAAAAAATGGCTGTCCCCGCTGGGAAATTTGTGACCTTGATAGTGTGAATGGCACCTATGTGAATGGCGAATATTTGCAGGGTTGTCAGCAATTGCACTCAGGGGATCGGATTGAGTTGGGTCACGATGGTCCAAAATTCATCTTTGAGTGCGAGGTAACTACATCCTTTAATTTACCATCCATCCCATCCCAAACTATTGCCATAGAAAAACCCCTAAAACCGATTAGCAAGATACCAAAGCCTCAGACTGATTATGTCACCTTTACCCAACTGTTTCCCATCTTCTCAACAGGACGGGATTTAAATCAGAAAGCTTTTTTGGCTCCTGGTATCGTGACTGTACTCTTTGTCGTATCAATGTTTGCTGCAGTTGGTCAACCAGTAGTTTTTAATCTGTTGCTAGCTGCCTACTTGGCAGGATTAGCCTATTACTTTGTTTACCAACTTTGTGGCAAACCTAAACCTTGGTGGGTGCTGCTGGGTAGTACTCTATCCACCAGCTTAATCTTGATCAGTCCGCTGCTGCCCCTATTTATCAATATTTTTCGAGGAATTTTACCTGGCGACATACCACAACTAGGTGAAGTTGTCAACTTGACTACTTTATTCATCCGGATGTTTTTTGGTGCTGGGTTAATGGAAGAGTTGCTCAAGGCTATACCTGTGCTGGGATTATATGCTTTGGGACAGTTGCTGCGTACCCCTTGGCGAGAAAGAATTGGTGTCTGGGAACCCCTCGATGGAATTTTATTGGGGACAGCATCAGGGGTGGGATTTACCTTGGTAGAAACCTTAGGGCAATATGTGCCGAATATTATAGACGATGTGATACTGCCAACTACTGAATTGGACGGTCACCTGTTAGGATTGCAGTTGCTGATTCCTCGGGTTCTTGGCTCAGTGGCAGGACACATGGCTTATAGTGGATACTTCGGGTATTTTATTGGGTTAAGCGTCCTCAAACCCCGTAAGCGTTGGCAGATCATAGGCATTGGCTATCTGAATGCTTCTGCTCTGCATGCCTTGTGGAACGCCATGGGATATGTTAATAGTATACTCTTGGCAATAGTTGGGGTTGTGTCCTACGTCTTTTTAACAGCGGCAATTCTCAAAGCAAGGGCACTGTCACCAACGCGATCGCAAAACTTCGCAACCCAATTTTTTAAAAATTAG
- a CDS encoding pentapeptide repeat-containing protein, whose translation MNIKLTIVTTAALLTTTSLSTIAKAENLAHTQQLLSTKQCQGCDLTRVGLIMADLVGANLAGADLSRANLSRANLTGADLSGANLSGASLNGANLAGANLAGANLFSTDLREAFLVNAQLYGVSLSNAYIQGTIGIPDYAGTAEDFYAWGVVEAKRGNYKTAIEYYDKTLSMKPDFAPAFLARGMARFRLGEEVAATQDGTIASELFKEQGNIPGYQASQSLVKGIEIAQNSATSKGGSNIGNALASVGSILLRFLSPF comes from the coding sequence ATGAACATCAAACTCACAATTGTCACCACTGCGGCTTTACTAACCACGACCAGCCTCAGCACCATTGCTAAAGCTGAAAATCTAGCTCATACTCAACAGTTACTGTCAACCAAACAGTGTCAAGGCTGTGATTTAACTAGGGTAGGTTTGATTATGGCTGACTTAGTGGGTGCTAATCTCGCTGGGGCTGACTTGAGTCGTGCTAATCTCAGCCGTGCTAATTTGACAGGAGCTGACCTGAGTGGTGCCAATCTCAGTGGTGCTTCTCTCAATGGTGCTAATCTTGCTGGTGCTAATCTTGCTGGTGCTAACTTATTCAGTACTGACCTGAGGGAGGCCTTTTTAGTTAATGCCCAATTGTATGGTGTGAGCTTGAGTAATGCTTATATACAAGGAACCATTGGTATTCCAGATTATGCAGGTACCGCAGAAGACTTCTATGCATGGGGAGTAGTAGAAGCCAAAAGAGGTAACTACAAAACTGCCATTGAGTATTACGACAAAACCTTGAGCATGAAGCCTGACTTTGCTCCAGCTTTTTTGGCTCGTGGTATGGCTCGTTTCCGACTTGGAGAGGAAGTAGCAGCTACCCAAGATGGTACTATTGCTAGTGAACTCTTTAAAGAACAAGGAAATATTCCTGGATACCAGGCGTCACAGAGTTTGGTTAAAGGCATAGAAATTGCCCAAAATTCTGCAACCTCTAAAGGAGGTTCTAATATAGGTAACGCCCTGGCATCGGTTGGGAGCATACTCTTGAGATTTCTTTCTCCGTTTTAA
- the glyQ gene encoding glycine--tRNA ligase subunit alpha, with product MNFQSVIATLNQFWAKHGCLIAQSYDTEKGAGTMSPHTFLRAIGPEPWSVAYVEPCRRPTDGRYGENPNRYQHYYQYQVLIKPSLNNIQDIYLDSLKALGICPEDHDIRFVEDNWESPTLGAWGVGWEVWLDGMEITQFTYFQQCGGIDCRPVPIEITYGLERLAMYLQEVEAFTKIQWNDQISYGDVHLQGEVEQCTYNFESSNPDLLFTLFGLYEQEAEQLSKGGLVMPTLDYVLKCSHTFNLLDARGVISVTERTRYIGRIRNLARRVAQLYLQQREMLGFPLNKQTIA from the coding sequence GTGAATTTTCAATCAGTGATTGCAACATTGAATCAATTCTGGGCAAAACATGGTTGCTTGATTGCCCAGTCCTACGATACCGAGAAAGGAGCAGGGACCATGAGTCCTCATACATTCTTGAGAGCTATTGGTCCAGAACCCTGGTCAGTTGCTTATGTTGAACCATGCCGAAGACCCACCGATGGACGCTACGGCGAAAACCCAAATCGCTACCAGCACTACTACCAATACCAAGTACTGATCAAGCCGTCACTGAATAATATTCAAGACATTTACCTAGATTCCCTCAAAGCCTTAGGTATTTGTCCTGAAGACCATGACATTCGCTTTGTTGAAGACAATTGGGAATCTCCTACCCTAGGGGCTTGGGGAGTTGGCTGGGAAGTCTGGTTAGATGGCATGGAAATTACTCAATTTACCTACTTCCAACAGTGTGGTGGCATTGATTGTCGTCCTGTACCCATTGAGATCACCTATGGTTTGGAACGATTAGCTATGTATCTCCAGGAAGTAGAGGCTTTTACTAAAATCCAGTGGAATGACCAAATTAGCTATGGAGATGTTCACCTTCAGGGAGAAGTTGAACAATGTACTTATAATTTTGAATCCTCTAACCCAGATTTGCTGTTCACGCTATTTGGTCTTTATGAGCAAGAGGCAGAACAACTAAGCAAAGGAGGACTTGTTATGCCTACACTAGACTACGTTCTGAAGTGTTCTCACACTTTCAACTTACTGGACGCTAGGGGTGTGATTTCAGTGACTGAGCGCACTCGTTATATCGGTAGAATTCGCAATCTAGCCAGGCGAGTGGCTCAACTCTATTTGCAACAACGGGAGATGTTAGGGTTCCCGCTGAATAAACAGACCATAGCTTGA
- a CDS encoding N-acetylmuramoyl-L-alanine amidase-like domain-containing protein, producing the protein MYILTCCVASGLVSQATVESESGQVGHKPLITSKLITSTISESLKDRAESLMIAQFPLPEISDPADKKRFEQVMDYAIANHLSELPLPEIMQAIAQQFQGASYKAHLLDQASQETLVITLNEFDCVLFVETILALARGIALKDYSQQTFVNHLLDQRYGDGNLNGYCSRLHYFSQWIDDNQRRGTVKNIALDLGGVSRQKTLNYMSKHRGKYPSLVRDEAKYQCIVAMEANLKQTTVNFIPHDQIRKAYSQLKPGDIIGIATTIPGLDVTHTGLVYRTADGNIGFIHASPAGRVTIARDLQRYARHVRHSLGIVVARPVDPAIPNSK; encoded by the coding sequence TTGTATATACTCACGTGTTGTGTGGCTTCGGGTTTAGTATCTCAAGCTACTGTTGAGTCAGAATCTGGTCAAGTAGGCCATAAACCATTAATCACTAGCAAATTAATTACTAGCACTATATCCGAATCATTAAAGGATAGGGCTGAGTCACTGATGATAGCCCAATTTCCCCTACCAGAAATTAGTGACCCAGCAGATAAAAAGCGTTTCGAGCAGGTGATGGACTATGCGATCGCAAACCACTTGTCTGAGCTTCCGCTGCCAGAGATCATGCAAGCGATCGCACAGCAATTTCAGGGCGCAAGCTACAAAGCTCACTTATTAGACCAAGCCAGCCAAGAAACCCTAGTTATCACCCTCAATGAATTTGACTGCGTCCTTTTTGTGGAAACCATTCTAGCCCTAGCGCGAGGGATAGCCCTAAAAGATTATTCTCAGCAGACCTTTGTCAATCACCTTCTTGACCAGCGTTATGGGGATGGTAATCTAAATGGCTATTGCAGCCGATTACACTATTTCTCTCAATGGATTGATGACAATCAGAGAAGGGGCACAGTTAAAAACATAGCGCTAGATTTAGGAGGAGTATCCCGCCAGAAAACCCTCAACTACATGAGTAAACACAGGGGTAAGTACCCATCTTTAGTCAGGGATGAGGCCAAGTACCAGTGTATTGTAGCTATGGAAGCTAATCTGAAGCAGACAACTGTTAATTTCATTCCCCATGATCAGATTAGGAAAGCCTATAGTCAACTTAAACCAGGGGATATCATTGGCATTGCTACTACTATTCCTGGTCTAGATGTCACCCACACTGGGTTAGTGTATCGTACTGCTGACGGGAATATCGGTTTTATTCATGCATCACCTGCTGGTAGAGTCACCATTGCCCGTGATTTACAAAGGTATGCCAGACATGTTAGACATTCCCTCGGGATTGTAGTGGCTCGACCCGTTGATCCAGCAATTCCAAATTCAAAATGA
- the leuD gene encoding 3-isopropylmalate dehydratase small subunit → MSSEVKTITGTGIPVVGNDIDTDRIIPARFLRCVTFDGLGQQVFVDDRAQANGQHPFDQPQYQGATVLVVNGNFGCGSSREHAPQAIARWGIQGIVGESFAEIFFGNCLAMGLPCVTADSETVKQLQTSLHENPEIPMTLDLEEMQVYCGELQASVFMEDGPRNMLLTGTWDTCGQLVAQVEAIRATAARLPYMDWGVVS, encoded by the coding sequence ATGAGTAGTGAAGTAAAGACGATTACCGGAACAGGAATTCCTGTAGTAGGGAATGATATCGACACCGACCGGATTATCCCAGCTCGATTTTTGCGCTGTGTGACCTTTGATGGTCTTGGACAACAGGTGTTTGTTGATGACCGTGCTCAAGCTAACGGGCAACATCCCTTTGACCAACCCCAGTATCAAGGTGCAACGGTTTTAGTAGTAAATGGGAACTTTGGCTGTGGGTCTTCACGGGAACATGCCCCTCAAGCGATCGCTAGATGGGGGATTCAAGGGATTGTCGGAGAGAGTTTTGCCGAAATCTTTTTTGGGAACTGCTTGGCGATGGGGCTTCCCTGTGTGACCGCTGACTCGGAAACCGTCAAGCAATTACAGACAAGCCTCCATGAGAATCCTGAAATTCCCATGACCTTGGATTTGGAAGAGATGCAAGTCTATTGTGGTGAGTTGCAGGCTTCTGTGTTTATGGAGGATGGACCAAGAAACATGCTACTGACTGGGACTTGGGATACTTGTGGACAACTAGTTGCTCAAGTAGAAGCAATTCGAGCTACAGCAGCTAGATTGCCTTATATGGATTGGGGAGTTGTTTCTTAA
- the leuC gene encoding 3-isopropylmalate dehydratase large subunit — translation MSARTLFDKVWDLHSVGTLPSGQTQLFIGLHLIHEVTSPQAFAMLRERGLKVLFPERTVATVDHIVPTENQARPFADVLAEEMMQALENSSKEFGIRFYNIGSGNQGIVHVIAPEQGLTQPGMTVACGDSHTSTHGAFGAIAFGIGTSQVRDVLASQTLALSKLKVRKIEVNGSLPPGVYPKDVILHIIRKLGVKGGVGYAYEYAGTTFEQMSMEGRMTVCNMSIEGGARCGYVNPDQVTFDYLKGKDFAPKGADWDQAVAWWNSIRSDQDAVYDDVVRFEAADIAPTVTWGITPGQGIAVNETIPIPENLPETERAIAQQAYEYMQLTPGTEIQGTKVDVCFIGSCTNGRLTDLREAAKFAKGHHVAEGVKAFVVPGSERVKQEAEAEGLDQVFVEAGFEWREPGCSMCLAMNPDKLQGSQISASSSNRNFKGRQGSATGRTLLMSPAMVVAAAVKGAVADVRELMV, via the coding sequence ATGAGCGCGAGAACACTGTTTGACAAAGTTTGGGATTTACATAGTGTTGGCACGTTGCCTTCGGGTCAGACTCAACTATTTATTGGTTTACACTTAATTCACGAGGTTACCAGTCCCCAAGCCTTTGCGATGCTGCGGGAACGGGGATTGAAGGTGCTGTTTCCAGAACGAACTGTGGCAACGGTAGACCATATTGTTCCGACGGAAAACCAAGCTCGTCCCTTTGCTGATGTCTTGGCAGAGGAGATGATGCAAGCGTTGGAAAACAGTAGTAAGGAGTTTGGGATTCGATTTTATAATATCGGCTCTGGCAATCAGGGCATTGTCCATGTGATTGCTCCAGAACAAGGGTTGACTCAGCCAGGCATGACGGTGGCCTGTGGAGATTCCCATACTTCGACTCATGGTGCGTTTGGTGCGATCGCATTTGGCATTGGTACTTCTCAAGTCCGTGATGTCTTAGCATCCCAAACCTTGGCATTGTCTAAGCTTAAGGTTCGCAAAATAGAGGTGAATGGTAGTTTACCCCCAGGAGTTTACCCGAAAGATGTGATCTTACACATCATTCGTAAGTTGGGGGTCAAAGGTGGAGTTGGCTATGCCTATGAATATGCTGGTACTACCTTTGAGCAGATGTCGATGGAAGGACGGATGACTGTGTGTAATATGTCGATCGAGGGGGGAGCTCGGTGCGGCTACGTTAACCCGGATCAGGTAACGTTTGATTATCTTAAGGGCAAAGATTTTGCTCCCAAGGGCGCAGATTGGGATCAGGCGGTGGCTTGGTGGAACAGTATCCGGTCCGATCAAGATGCGGTATATGATGATGTGGTTAGGTTTGAGGCGGCGGACATTGCGCCTACAGTGACCTGGGGGATTACACCGGGTCAAGGAATTGCCGTTAATGAAACTATTCCGATACCGGAGAATTTGCCAGAAACAGAAAGAGCGATCGCACAACAAGCCTATGAGTACATGCAGCTAACTCCAGGCACAGAGATTCAAGGCACAAAGGTGGATGTGTGTTTTATCGGTAGCTGCACCAATGGTAGACTGACTGACCTGCGAGAAGCGGCTAAATTTGCTAAAGGTCATCACGTGGCTGAAGGAGTCAAAGCCTTTGTGGTTCCAGGTTCGGAACGGGTCAAGCAAGAAGCAGAAGCAGAAGGACTCGATCAAGTCTTTGTGGAGGCTGGGTTTGAGTGGCGAGAGCCTGGATGCTCGATGTGTTTGGCAATGAATCCTGACAAACTCCAAGGGAGTCAGATTAGTGCTTCCTCTTCTAACCGCAATTTTAAAGGTCGTCAGGGGTCTGCCACAGGACGGACATTGTTGATGAGTCCAGCAATGGTTGTAGCTGCAGCGGTTAAAGGGGCAGTGGCTGATGTTCGGGAGTTGATGGTTTAG